The Vibrio nitrifigilis genome window below encodes:
- the luxO gene encoding quorum-sensing sigma-54 dependent transcriptional regulator LuxO, whose amino-acid sequence MQLDYPIQKAKYLLMVEDTASVAALYRSYLLPLEIDINVVGTGKEAIESIAQREPDLILLDLRLPDMTGMDVLHAVKQKHPDVPVVFMTAHGSIDTAVEAMRHGAQDFLIKPCEADRLRVTVNNAIRKASKLKNETDDPGNQNYQGFIGSSQNMQAVYRTIDSAATSKASIFITGESGTGKEVCAEAVHAASKRGDKPFIAINCAAIPKDLIESELFGHVKGAFTGAATDRQGAAELADGGTLFLDELCEMDLDLQTKLLRFIQTGTFQKVGSSKMKSVDVRFVCATNRDPWKEVQEGRFREDLYYRLYVIPLHLPPLRERGDDVIEIAYSLLGFMSKEEGKSFVRLSADVVERFKHYEWPGNVRQLQNVLRNVVVLNEGREITINMLPPPLNQPIEPRPNVTLSANSDATFSVHDIFPLWLTEKQAIEKAIEACDGNIPKAAGYLDVSPSTIYRKLQSWNDKVKEKEK is encoded by the coding sequence ATGCAATTAGATTACCCAATTCAGAAAGCAAAATACTTGCTTATGGTTGAGGATACAGCATCAGTTGCGGCTTTATACCGTTCTTACTTATTACCGTTAGAGATTGATATTAACGTGGTGGGAACGGGTAAAGAGGCTATTGAGAGTATCGCTCAGCGAGAACCCGATCTCATTCTACTTGATTTACGTCTACCCGATATGACAGGGATGGATGTACTGCATGCTGTTAAACAGAAGCACCCTGACGTGCCTGTTGTCTTTATGACGGCCCACGGCTCAATCGATACGGCTGTGGAAGCAATGCGCCATGGCGCACAAGATTTCCTTATTAAGCCATGTGAAGCTGACCGTTTGCGTGTCACTGTGAATAATGCGATTCGCAAGGCAAGCAAACTTAAAAATGAAACCGATGACCCTGGCAATCAAAACTATCAGGGATTCATTGGTAGTAGCCAAAATATGCAAGCGGTTTATCGAACCATTGACTCTGCGGCCACAAGTAAAGCCAGTATTTTTATCACTGGTGAAAGTGGTACAGGTAAAGAAGTCTGTGCTGAAGCTGTACACGCAGCAAGCAAACGTGGTGATAAACCTTTTATTGCTATCAACTGTGCCGCAATTCCTAAAGACCTGATTGAAAGTGAACTATTTGGTCACGTAAAAGGGGCATTTACTGGCGCGGCGACTGATCGCCAAGGTGCTGCAGAGTTAGCGGATGGCGGTACACTCTTCCTTGATGAATTATGTGAAATGGATTTGGACTTACAGACCAAATTGTTGCGTTTTATTCAAACCGGTACATTTCAAAAAGTCGGTTCATCCAAAATGAAAAGCGTTGATGTCCGTTTTGTCTGCGCGACCAACCGTGATCCCTGGAAAGAAGTTCAAGAAGGCCGCTTTCGTGAAGATTTATATTACCGCCTTTATGTAATCCCTTTGCATTTACCCCCTCTACGAGAGCGGGGCGATGACGTCATTGAAATTGCTTACTCTTTACTTGGTTTCATGTCTAAGGAAGAAGGGAAAAGTTTTGTGCGGTTATCTGCCGATGTTGTGGAGCGTTTTAAACATTATGAATGGCCTGGTAATGTTCGCCAATTACAAAACGTATTGCGCAATGTTGTGGTACTCAATGAAGGTCGTGAGATAACAATCAATATGTTGCCGCCTCCATTGAATCAGCCTATCGAGCCAAGACCGAATGTTACCCTTTCGGCAAATTCAGACGCGACTTTTTCAGTGCACGATATTTTCCCTCTGTGGTTGACGGAAAAGCAGGCAATTGAAAAAGCGATTGAAGCGTGTGATGGCAATATTCCCAAAGCGGCAGGTTATTTAGATGTCAGTCCTTCTACTATTTATCGGAAATTGCAGAGTTGGAATGACAAGGTTAAAGAAAAGGAAAAGTAA
- the luxU gene encoding quorum-sensing phosphorelay protein LuxU, with protein sequence MELMNQHKIDGLAQEIGQENVPVLLEIFLGELTGYQQQLTDVSQADKQECLKDISHALKSSAASFGADKLCAKAIEIDGMVKLALEFDVNAETENIIALMEETHQCYEQLLP encoded by the coding sequence ATGGAGCTGATGAATCAACATAAAATCGATGGGCTAGCTCAAGAGATAGGTCAAGAAAATGTCCCAGTCTTACTTGAGATTTTTCTAGGTGAATTGACCGGTTATCAGCAGCAGTTAACTGATGTAAGTCAGGCCGATAAACAAGAATGCCTCAAAGATATTAGCCATGCGTTGAAAAGTAGCGCAGCGAGTTTTGGCGCTGATAAACTCTGCGCTAAAGCAATTGAAATTGATGGGATGGTGAAATTGGCGTTAGAGTTTGACGTCAACGCTGAAACGGAAAATATCATAGCACTGATGGAAGAAACACATCAGTGCTATGAGCAGCTCTTACCTTAA
- a CDS encoding zinc/cadmium/mercury/lead-transporting ATPase → MCSKHSECCSTKHSQPAQRNDSCCHSSPKILSIRPMGTSSSESHVGATCSTDSLAGDSGGDEDPVRHLGKYQSSWRVVGMDCPSCARKVETAVNQLTDIISAKVVFSTEKLVVEYNQPATEQAIESVVQRTGYDVHNLNQATHSHKSENTPWYRQRDTQQIIVIGIGILFGALIGNWHRELGQWVDVIVCIAGLLPIAKSALRGAQSGSPFTIETLMTVACLGALYLGAYTEAAMVIFLFLIGERLEGLAAEKARSGVQSLMKLLPEQATKIIDGQRINVDVASLNLGDVIEVSPGGRLPADGILLTTAAAIDESALTGESVPAERQQGESLSAGGVVVDRVIQVRVTSRQGENAIDRILHMIEDAESRKAPLERFLDKFSRWYTPMMMGVALAVVLIPPLIFSQPWDTWLYRGLATLLIACPCALVISTPAAITSGLATAARYGALIKGGAALEQLGRIKTIAFDKTGTLTQGQPQVTDVITLGNETEEKILQYAAAVEQGSVHPLAKALVNYVEGQKIPLPEANNKSAQAGKGVSGVVNGQKVQLLAPRHSHLVDEHAQSIVERLELQGKTVVYLQIASEVVGIISWQDQLRDDAQKAVHKLTSMGISSVMLTGDNQRCAAGMAEQLNLEYQAQLLPADKVDWVRNMAQQGHVAMVGDGINDAPAMKSASVAIAMGEGSDVALETADAALTHNRLSGIPTMIALSQATLANIRQNITLALGLKAIFLVTSLCGITGLWLAVLADSGATALVTLNALRLLRFKADD, encoded by the coding sequence ATGTGTTCTAAACATTCAGAATGTTGCTCTACTAAACATAGCCAACCTGCGCAGCGAAATGACTCATGCTGCCACTCTTCACCTAAGATACTATCGATTCGTCCTATGGGGACATCTAGTAGTGAATCTCATGTTGGCGCGACTTGCTCTACGGATTCCTTAGCAGGGGATAGTGGAGGCGACGAAGACCCTGTCCGGCATCTGGGAAAATATCAATCGAGTTGGCGTGTGGTGGGGATGGACTGTCCTTCTTGTGCAAGAAAAGTAGAAACTGCTGTTAATCAATTAACCGATATCATCTCTGCCAAGGTAGTTTTTAGCACTGAGAAGTTAGTTGTCGAGTACAACCAGCCAGCAACAGAGCAAGCCATTGAAAGCGTCGTCCAACGCACTGGTTACGATGTTCATAACTTAAATCAAGCCACTCACTCGCATAAGTCTGAGAATACGCCTTGGTATCGTCAGCGCGATACACAACAAATCATAGTGATAGGCATTGGTATTTTATTTGGTGCTTTAATAGGAAACTGGCATAGAGAATTAGGACAGTGGGTTGATGTTATCGTTTGTATCGCGGGGTTATTGCCGATAGCAAAAAGTGCGTTGAGAGGTGCGCAATCGGGTTCTCCGTTTACGATAGAAACACTGATGACAGTAGCATGCCTCGGTGCTTTATATCTCGGTGCATACACAGAAGCTGCGATGGTTATTTTTCTCTTCTTAATAGGGGAACGTCTTGAAGGACTTGCAGCAGAAAAGGCTCGTAGTGGTGTTCAATCTTTAATGAAATTATTGCCAGAACAAGCAACAAAAATTATCGATGGGCAACGCATTAACGTAGATGTGGCAAGTTTAAACCTTGGTGATGTGATTGAAGTTTCTCCTGGAGGTCGTTTACCTGCGGATGGCATTTTATTGACAACGGCTGCCGCGATTGATGAAAGTGCGTTAACCGGCGAATCTGTTCCGGCAGAGCGCCAGCAAGGTGAGTCGCTATCGGCTGGTGGGGTCGTCGTCGATCGGGTCATTCAGGTACGTGTCACCTCTCGCCAAGGGGAAAATGCCATCGATCGTATTCTGCATATGATTGAAGACGCAGAATCACGTAAGGCACCTTTGGAGCGATTTCTTGATAAATTCAGCCGTTGGTATACACCGATGATGATGGGAGTTGCCTTAGCGGTGGTTTTGATTCCGCCACTTATATTCTCTCAACCGTGGGATACATGGCTCTATCGAGGTTTGGCGACGTTATTGATAGCTTGCCCATGTGCGCTCGTGATTTCAACGCCTGCCGCGATAACCTCTGGGTTAGCAACGGCGGCTCGGTATGGTGCACTGATTAAAGGTGGTGCTGCACTCGAACAATTGGGACGAATTAAAACGATTGCGTTTGATAAAACGGGAACGTTAACCCAAGGCCAACCTCAAGTGACTGACGTTATAACATTGGGGAACGAAACTGAGGAAAAAATATTGCAGTATGCCGCTGCAGTAGAACAAGGCTCTGTTCACCCTTTAGCCAAGGCATTAGTTAATTACGTTGAAGGCCAGAAAATACCACTCCCTGAGGCTAACAATAAAAGCGCTCAAGCGGGGAAAGGGGTATCTGGTGTTGTTAATGGGCAAAAGGTACAGCTCCTCGCCCCTCGCCATAGTCATTTAGTGGATGAACATGCTCAATCCATCGTTGAACGGCTGGAGTTACAAGGTAAAACCGTTGTGTATCTTCAAATAGCGTCTGAGGTTGTAGGGATCATATCCTGGCAAGATCAGTTGCGTGACGATGCGCAAAAGGCGGTGCACAAGTTAACGTCAATGGGCATTTCAAGCGTGATGCTGACGGGTGACAATCAACGTTGCGCAGCGGGAATGGCCGAGCAATTGAATCTAGAGTATCAAGCGCAATTGTTGCCAGCAGATAAAGTGGATTGGGTAAGAAATATGGCACAACAAGGCCATGTAGCGATGGTAGGTGATGGTATTAATGATGCGCCAGCGATGAAATCTGCCAGTGTAGCCATCGCGATGGGGGAAGGCAGTGATGTTGCACTAGAGACGGCAGATGCGGCTTTAACGCACAATCGATTATCCGGTATTCCTACTATGATTGCTTTATCTCAAGCAACATTGGCTAACATCAGGCAAAACATTACCTTAGCTTTGGGATTGAAGGCGATTTTTCTCGTAACGAGTTTGTGCGGTATTACCGGCTTGTGGTTAGCGGTATTAGCTGACAGCGGAGCGACTGCATTAGTGACGTTGAATGCATTGCGTTTACTGCGTTTTAAAGCAGACGACTAA
- the moaD gene encoding molybdopterin synthase sulfur carrier subunit produces the protein MINVLFFAQTRELIGLDSVTVEQPFSTVDELRAYLASQPGKWELALESGKLLAAVNQSIVPMEYSLNDGDEVAFFPPVTGG, from the coding sequence ATGATAAACGTTTTATTTTTTGCCCAAACCCGCGAATTGATTGGCCTCGATTCAGTTACTGTAGAGCAACCATTCTCGACCGTTGATGAGTTGCGCGCTTATTTGGCGAGTCAACCTGGAAAATGGGAATTGGCCCTTGAGAGTGGTAAGTTGCTAGCGGCAGTTAATCAATCAATTGTTCCCATGGAATATTCGCTCAACGATGGTGATGAGGTCGCTTTCTTTCCACCTGTAACCGGAGGTTAA
- a CDS encoding CBS domain-containing protein, with protein MDSIQVRDYMTLHPVTFTPEMPLTAALAKLLRSDNHGGPVIDDKEHVIGFISEQDLLDKLVKASYFCHDSHVVGECMRDEVLTVSPDMTIIELADLMQVGKPKAYPVVDNGKLLGMISRSEVLKALGKNLASCFQHPV; from the coding sequence ATGGATTCCATTCAAGTTAGAGATTATATGACGCTGCATCCGGTTACCTTTACCCCGGAAATGCCTTTGACGGCCGCATTGGCAAAGTTGTTGCGTTCTGACAACCACGGTGGTCCGGTCATTGACGATAAGGAGCATGTTATTGGGTTTATTTCAGAGCAAGATTTATTGGATAAGTTGGTGAAGGCCAGCTATTTTTGTCATGATTCTCATGTAGTTGGTGAGTGTATGCGTGATGAAGTGTTGACGGTTTCTCCTGATATGACGATTATCGAATTGGCCGATCTAATGCAAGTGGGTAAACCCAAAGCGTATCCAGTCGTCGATAACGGAAAATTGTTGGGAATGATTTCACGCAGTGAAGTATTAAAAGCTTTAGGGAAAAATCTCGCATCCTGTTTCCAGCACCCTGTTTAA
- the moaC gene encoding cyclic pyranopterin monophosphate synthase MoaC, which translates to MSELTHINAAGEANMVDVSAKAETVREARAEAYVQMSAETLNMIVSGQHHKGDVFATARIAGIQAAKKTWDLIPLCHPLLLSKVEVQLEALVAENKVRIESVCKLAGKTGVEMEALTAASVAALTIYDMCKAVQKDMVIEHVRLLEKTGGKSGHFKAHS; encoded by the coding sequence ATGTCTGAGTTAACTCATATTAACGCTGCCGGTGAAGCCAATATGGTGGACGTCTCTGCAAAAGCGGAGACAGTACGTGAAGCTCGAGCAGAAGCCTATGTACAAATGTCTGCAGAGACATTAAATATGATCGTTTCTGGTCAGCATCATAAAGGTGATGTCTTCGCCACGGCTAGAATCGCTGGGATTCAAGCTGCGAAGAAAACATGGGATTTGATCCCTCTTTGCCATCCATTGCTGCTTTCTAAAGTTGAAGTGCAACTCGAAGCTCTAGTCGCTGAAAATAAAGTACGTATTGAATCTGTATGTAAATTGGCGGGTAAAACAGGGGTTGAGATGGAAGCTCTAACGGCAGCGTCAGTGGCCGCGTTGACTATCTATGACATGTGTAAAGCGGTGCAAAAAGACATGGTGATTGAGCACGTTCGGTTACTTGAAAAAACCGGTGGTAAGTCTGGACACTTTAAGGCGCACTCATGA
- a CDS encoding YvcK family protein — MDLHTSHKVVAIGGGHGLGRVLAALKNFGPNATGIVTTTDNGGSTGRIRSCQGGIAWGDMRNCINQLITEPSISSMMFEYRFKGSGELNGHNLGNLMLTALDNLSVRPLEAINLIRNMLKVDVNILPMSEHPSDLTALSTKGEKVTGETNVDEMTGDLIRLDLEPEVPATKEATQAILDADSIILGPGSFLTSVMPPLLLPELANAIATNASAKLLFIENLSPEFGPASRMSLKQKLEWCERSCHARQIDVVLGEQPHPELADRWNCVTKELASPNRVWRHDRAKLQLAIEEQLR, encoded by the coding sequence ATGGACTTACATACTAGTCACAAAGTAGTCGCTATCGGTGGTGGTCATGGCCTAGGACGCGTGCTCGCCGCACTCAAAAATTTTGGTCCTAATGCAACAGGCATCGTTACCACAACCGATAACGGTGGCTCAACAGGTCGCATCCGTTCATGCCAAGGCGGGATTGCTTGGGGCGACATGCGCAACTGTATCAATCAATTGATTACTGAACCGTCAATTAGCTCAATGATGTTTGAATATCGCTTTAAAGGTTCAGGAGAGTTAAATGGTCACAATTTAGGAAACCTGATGCTAACAGCACTGGATAACCTATCTGTCCGTCCATTAGAAGCCATCAATTTGATCCGCAACATGCTAAAGGTTGATGTGAATATTCTGCCCATGTCAGAGCACCCTTCCGACCTAACCGCACTCTCCACAAAAGGAGAAAAAGTCACCGGCGAAACAAACGTTGATGAAATGACAGGCGACTTGATCCGGCTCGACCTTGAACCGGAAGTGCCAGCGACAAAAGAGGCCACCCAGGCCATTTTAGACGCTGATTCAATCATTCTTGGGCCTGGTAGTTTCTTAACCAGTGTAATGCCACCTTTATTGCTGCCCGAACTCGCTAATGCTATTGCCACGAACGCTAGTGCGAAACTCTTGTTCATCGAGAACTTATCGCCTGAATTTGGTCCCGCAAGTCGAATGTCGTTAAAGCAAAAACTAGAATGGTGCGAGCGTTCATGTCACGCACGCCAAATTGATGTCGTTTTGGGCGAACAACCTCACCCAGAGTTAGCGGATCGTTGGAATTGTGTCACAAAAGAGCTAGCTTCGCCCAATCGAGTATGGCGACACGATCGAGCAAAACTTCAGTTGGCAATCGAAGAGCAGTTAAGGTAA
- the udp gene encoding uridine phosphorylase: MTQAVFHLGVTKEDLQDATLAIIPGDPARVEKIANLLENPQFLASQREYTLYRGQLDGQSVVVCSTGIGGPSTSIAVEELAQLGVRTFLRVGTTGAIQPHVNVGDMIVTTGSVRLDGASLHFAPMEFPAVADFDVATAMKKAAVTSGANVHTGVTASSDTFYPGQERYDTFTGRVVRRFQGSMKEWQEMGVLNFEMESATLLTMCASSGLKAGCVAGVIINRTQKETPDHETLKLAETRAIQVVVDAARELLA; this comes from the coding sequence ATGACTCAAGCTGTATTCCATTTAGGTGTCACAAAAGAAGATTTACAAGATGCAACACTTGCGATCATTCCTGGTGATCCTGCTCGTGTAGAAAAAATTGCTAACTTACTCGAGAACCCTCAATTTCTAGCAAGTCAACGTGAATACACACTGTATCGTGGCCAACTAGACGGTCAATCGGTTGTTGTCTGTTCTACTGGTATTGGTGGACCATCAACGTCGATCGCTGTGGAAGAATTAGCGCAACTGGGTGTACGAACATTCCTTCGCGTCGGTACCACTGGCGCAATTCAACCACACGTTAATGTGGGTGATATGATTGTAACGACAGGTTCTGTTCGCCTAGATGGCGCAAGTCTGCACTTTGCTCCAATGGAATTTCCAGCCGTTGCTGATTTTGATGTAGCCACTGCAATGAAGAAAGCCGCAGTAACGAGTGGTGCAAATGTTCATACCGGTGTAACAGCATCCAGTGATACGTTCTATCCAGGGCAAGAGCGTTATGACACGTTTACTGGTCGAGTAGTCCGTCGTTTTCAAGGCTCAATGAAAGAGTGGCAAGAAATGGGCGTATTAAACTTTGAGATGGAATCGGCAACCTTACTGACTATGTGCGCCAGTTCTGGTCTGAAAGCTGGGTGTGTGGCCGGCGTTATTATCAACCGTACACAAAAAGAAACCCCTGACCATGAAACACTGAAATTGGCAGAAACTCGTGCAATTCAAGTGGTGGTGGATGCAGCGCGCGAATTACTCGCTTAA
- the moaA gene encoding GTP 3',8-cyclase MoaA, whose translation MAQQFHDNYERKFYYLRLSVTDVCNFKCTYCLPDGYKPSGSRNSSFLTLPEIKRVVSAFAASGTSKVRITGGEPSLRKDFTDIIATTAQTSGIEKVATTTNGYRMEKHVGEWREAGLTHINVSVDSLDPRMFHQITGQNRFHQVMAGIDRAFEVGYEQVKVNVVLMKNLNYQELPRFLDWIKHRSIQLRFIELMQTGEMDDLFQNHHVSGTSIRNHLIANGWLLKAKEKNDGPAQVYVHPDYQGEIGLIMPYEKHFCETCNRLRISALGKLHLCLFGEEGVELRDLLQTEDQQPELIARIQAHLRTKSVSHFLHDGHTGMTPHLASIGG comes from the coding sequence GTGGCGCAACAATTTCATGATAATTATGAGCGTAAGTTCTATTACTTGCGCTTGTCTGTTACAGATGTCTGTAACTTTAAATGTACTTACTGCTTACCTGATGGTTATAAGCCTTCGGGGAGTCGTAACTCGTCTTTTTTAACGCTACCAGAGATAAAGCGTGTGGTTAGTGCGTTCGCTGCAAGTGGAACGTCTAAAGTACGTATTACTGGTGGTGAACCTAGCTTACGTAAAGATTTTACCGATATCATTGCAACGACAGCGCAAACGTCAGGTATTGAGAAAGTCGCGACGACGACCAACGGCTACCGAATGGAGAAGCACGTTGGTGAGTGGCGTGAGGCTGGGTTAACACATATCAATGTCAGCGTGGATAGTTTGGATCCGCGCATGTTTCATCAAATCACCGGACAAAATCGTTTCCATCAAGTCATGGCAGGAATTGACCGTGCATTTGAAGTAGGGTACGAGCAGGTCAAAGTTAACGTTGTATTGATGAAAAACCTCAATTACCAAGAATTGCCCCGTTTTCTTGATTGGATCAAACATCGGTCTATTCAGTTACGTTTTATCGAATTAATGCAAACTGGTGAAATGGATGACTTATTTCAAAATCATCATGTTTCGGGTACGTCGATTCGTAATCATTTGATTGCTAACGGATGGCTGTTAAAAGCCAAAGAGAAAAATGATGGTCCTGCCCAAGTGTATGTGCATCCTGATTACCAAGGTGAAATAGGGTTAATCATGCCTTATGAAAAGCATTTCTGCGAAACATGTAACCGACTACGTATCTCAGCATTGGGTAAATTGCATCTCTGCTTGTTTGGAGAAGAGGGCGTAGAGTTACGCGATCTTTTACAGACCGAAGACCAACAACCAGAGCTTATCGCACGTATTCAAGCGCATTTAAGAACAAAATCTGTTAGTCATTTTTTACACGATGGTCATACAGGCATGACGCCTCATTTGGCATCGATCGGCGGCTAA
- the moaE gene encoding molybdopterin synthase catalytic subunit MoaE yields the protein MDLKISVQQEDFSLAQEYEHLALGTDAGAVVTFVGKVRDMNLGDNVQGLHLEHYPGMTEKSLTSIAEQAAERWPILRATIIHRIGDLDIGDQIVLVGVSSSHRSASFAASEFIMDYLKTEAPFWKKERTTTDNRWIDSRESDKKSAERWK from the coding sequence ATGGACCTCAAAATCTCTGTTCAGCAAGAAGATTTTTCTTTGGCACAAGAATATGAACATCTTGCTTTAGGCACTGATGCTGGTGCCGTTGTCACTTTTGTCGGCAAAGTACGCGATATGAATTTGGGTGATAATGTTCAAGGCTTACATCTTGAACATTACCCAGGCATGACCGAAAAATCATTGACCTCAATAGCGGAACAGGCCGCTGAGCGTTGGCCAATACTTCGTGCGACGATCATTCATCGCATTGGTGATTTAGATATTGGTGATCAAATCGTTTTGGTAGGCGTTTCTAGCTCTCATCGAAGTGCTTCTTTTGCGGCTAGCGAATTTATAATGGACTACTTAAAAACAGAAGCGCCATTTTGGAAAAAAGAGCGAACCACGACAGATAATCGTTGGATTGACTCTCGCGAATCGGATAAAAAATCGGCTGAGCGTTGGAAGTAA
- the moaB gene encoding molybdenum cofactor biosynthesis protein B encodes MGHAASEFKPANIAVLTVSDTRTEENDTSGHYFVEQLKEAGHHLADKKIVIDDMYQIRAILSQWIADENVQAVLITGGTGFTSRDSTPEAVKPLFDKEVEGFGELFRMVSYEEIGTSTIQSRAVAGFANHTVIFAMPGSTGACRTGWTKIIKDQLDATHRPCNFMPHL; translated from the coding sequence ATGGGTCACGCAGCAAGTGAATTTAAACCAGCAAATATTGCAGTGCTAACTGTTTCTGATACTCGTACTGAAGAAAATGATACGTCAGGTCACTACTTTGTTGAGCAGTTAAAAGAAGCGGGCCATCACTTGGCCGATAAGAAAATCGTGATTGACGATATGTACCAAATTCGTGCGATTTTGTCGCAGTGGATTGCCGATGAAAATGTTCAAGCGGTACTGATTACTGGTGGAACGGGTTTTACATCCCGAGATAGCACTCCGGAAGCTGTAAAACCTTTGTTTGATAAAGAAGTTGAAGGCTTTGGTGAACTGTTCCGTATGGTCTCTTATGAAGAAATTGGTACGTCAACGATTCAGTCACGTGCTGTTGCTGGATTTGCCAACCATACTGTGATTTTTGCTATGCCAGGTTCGACCGGTGCGTGTCGTACAGGTTGGACTAAAATCATTAAAGATCAATTGGATGCTACACACCGTCCATGTAATTTTATGCCACATCTGTAA